In Nitrospira sp., one genomic interval encodes:
- a CDS encoding helix-turn-helix transcriptional regulator, whose translation MATNVEDKIKKLRPLQRKKVETRAAELIAEEMTLRELRHARKLTQVRMAKKLGITQDSVSRLEQRSDLLLSTLRKTIEAMGGNLSLVAQFPDREPVRLSGIAEDNSESKPTSRRHALA comes from the coding sequence ATGGCCACGAACGTCGAGGACAAAATCAAGAAGTTGCGCCCTCTCCAGCGTAAGAAGGTTGAGACTCGCGCCGCTGAGCTGATTGCCGAGGAAATGACCTTGCGGGAACTGCGGCACGCGCGCAAGCTCACGCAGGTTCGAATGGCCAAGAAGCTTGGGATCACGCAGGATAGTGTGTCGCGCCTCGAACAGCGAAGCGATCTCCTCCTGTCCACGCTTAGAAAGACCATCGAAGCCATGGGCGGGAACCTGTCTCTTGTGGCCCAATTCCCCGACCGTGAGCCGGTGAGGCTGTCCGGTATCGCCGAAGATAATTCAGAGTCGAAGCCCACAAGCCGACGGCACGCGCTGGCGTAA
- a CDS encoding ATP-binding protein — MLRHLTLATLEALKLTGMATALTEQLEMPDVQRLSFEERLGLLVDRERTMQENRRLTRRLAQARLPGSATLEDLDYRHPRGLDKTVITALATGQWIRSHDNVLIVGPTGAGKTYLASALAQMACRLGCSALYLRLPRFFRELAIAKGDGRYGRVLRSLAKTDLVVLDDWGLAPLTDEHRRDLLELLDDRHGRRATIIASQLPIDHWHAAIGEPTLADAILDRLVHNAYKITLKGESMRKRLAKSDGSRPLKTEH; from the coding sequence ATGTTACGCCATCTCACACTCGCGACACTGGAGGCCCTGAAGCTCACCGGCATGGCCACCGCCCTGACGGAACAACTGGAGATGCCCGACGTGCAGCGGCTGAGCTTCGAGGAACGGCTGGGGTTGTTAGTCGATCGGGAGCGGACGATGCAAGAGAATCGCCGTCTGACCCGCCGCCTCGCTCAGGCCCGGCTCCCCGGCAGCGCCACGTTGGAAGATCTCGATTATCGCCACCCGCGTGGCCTCGACAAAACGGTGATCACCGCACTGGCGACCGGCCAGTGGATTCGCAGTCACGACAATGTGTTGATCGTGGGCCCCACGGGTGCGGGCAAGACGTACCTGGCCAGTGCGCTGGCCCAGATGGCCTGTCGGCTGGGCTGCTCCGCCTTGTATCTGCGACTCCCGCGGTTCTTCCGGGAACTCGCGATCGCCAAAGGCGATGGCCGCTATGGGCGCGTGCTCCGGAGTCTCGCCAAGACCGACCTCGTGGTCCTGGATGATTGGGGCTTGGCTCCCTTAACCGACGAGCATCGCCGCGATCTGTTGGAACTCCTCGACGATCGGCATGGACGGCGGGCCACTATCATAGCCAGTCAACTCCCAATCGATCACTGGCATGCGGCGATCGGGGAGCCGACGCTCGCCGATGCCATTCTTGACCGGCTCGTGCACAATGCCTATAAGATCACGCTCAAGGGAGAATCGATGCGCAAACGGCTGGCAAAATCGGACGGAAGTCGGCCACTCAAGACCGAGCACTGA
- a CDS encoding type II toxin-antitoxin system RelE/ParE family toxin, which produces MSWIVEMSDEFEPEFDALLEDVQTELLALTRLLQQFGPHLGRPRVDTLNASRHANMKELRFSAVGGEWRVAFAFDPKRKGILLVAGDKSGGSEKRFYRELIRKADDRFDAHLARLKKGRG; this is translated from the coding sequence GTGAGTTGGATTGTTGAGATGAGTGATGAGTTTGAGCCAGAGTTCGACGCTCTCCTCGAAGACGTGCAAACGGAGCTATTGGCGTTGACCCGTCTCCTGCAGCAATTCGGCCCGCATTTGGGGCGACCACGCGTGGACACGCTGAACGCCTCACGCCACGCGAATATGAAGGAACTCCGGTTCAGCGCGGTTGGGGGCGAGTGGAGAGTCGCGTTCGCCTTTGACCCGAAGCGAAAGGGGATACTGCTGGTTGCAGGAGATAAATCAGGGGGCAGCGAAAAGCGGTTTTATCGCGAGCTGATCCGGAAGGCCGATGACCGTTTTGACGCGCATCTGGCGCGACTGAAGAAGGGAAGGGGGTAA